In the genome of Impatiens glandulifera chromosome 6, dImpGla2.1, whole genome shotgun sequence, the window AAAGCAAGGTGTGAATTTGAACCCTGTTGTTAGAAACTGGGCACAGTTTTCCTCGAGGTCCGAGGCAAAGTCTACGTTTTTGAGTAATAATTCTGTGAGAATTGCCCCACAAGATTCTGTAAATCCATTCATGGGAAATAAAGATTTCAGAAGGGACAATTCCAGTTCTCCCATCCCTCTTGAGTTATGCTCTTCAGAATCCATGTCCTCTAGTCCTGATGAACAAAAGTGGTATGCTAGCCCTGAGGAACTTAAAGGAAGGGACTGCACATTTTCCTCAAATATATATGCCTTGGGAGTTCTTCTGTTTGAGGTATAAGACTAATTTATTATGTGTTTGTGGAATTCATATAcaatttgttattatatttggTAACACTTATTGTTGTTGTTTCTGTTTCTAGATCTGTTTCCAGATTTAGAAACGTTTGAAAAGTTAATTCAGTGAGAGACAGATtgagaattttatttatgtttctgtATTTGAAAACGAATCCAGCTACAACAtaataagtgtttccaaatggggctGTATCATATGATTCatatacaatttattaataatctacTTTTCCTCTTGCAAATTATTCGTTGAGAAGAAGTCTGAGAAAGTCGTTTCCCATCTGTgatcaatcaaattatttttgtctttatttaGTACAgtttttttgtatgtttttgcTTGGTTCTATGATTTGACAGTTTGAATTCTGTGTTCAGAAAGCTTCATGACTTCTTGTTGTGTCTTACAGTTGATTGGATCTTTTGCTTCTGAAAGGGCTTGTGCTGCTGCAATGTTAGATCTGCGTCATAGGATTCTTCCTCCAAATTTCTTGGCAGAAAGCCCCAAAGAAGCTGGATTCTGTCTTTGGCTTCTTCATCCAGAGGCTTCATCACGCCCAGCAGCCAGGTACTATATCTTCAACTTTGAATCTTATTTTTCTGGTCCGAGAAAAAAAGAGAGCTGCATTTTCATTCATTGTGAAACAATTCATACGTAGTTCTTACAATTCATATGTAGTTCTAAGAGTGCCACATTTTCGTTCATTGTGAAACTAAGTGTGTGTTGTAATTGAACTATGAAAGATGTTTAGGAAGATTAAGAAATGTGAATTATGAGAAATTAAAGCTGCATATTGTAATGTAAGCGTGAAGTGTGATATGATTAGTATAGACggagctgctaaagaagaaTATATAACATGGAAGTAATTTCCGTTAAGAGAGATGAATCTGTTCTAGGCTTCATTCACTCGTTAGTTTTGAATTTTGTTATCTGGTATTACTATCATGATTTCAATAGAGGCATCAGTATTGCACCCACAAAGAACTTAAAAACAATAAAGGCAATGGAGTTTACTATTCAGCTTGATTTAGTTCTCTGTCAGTGTGTCAAGTACTGATTATGCTACATCAAAGGATCTGTAACTTGAAATAATGGGATCTCCAGGGTTCATAAGTTACATCCttcaaagaaaaagaaatacaaaGATCAACAGATGAATTCTATCGGAATGGTCCTCATCTCAATCCATATCTGAATTTATGTGGTTTCTCTTCCCAACTCTTGAGTTTGTCAATACCAAGATAAGCAGGTTATCTGTAGCCAATTAGTGTTCATCAATTCTATCCATAATTGGTAGAATTTAAGTGTAGAGCGTAAGAACTCATGCCCACAAGATTATGGGCTCGAGTCTTCACACTCGGaccattttcaaaagaaaaaaatagtagaATTTAAGTTTCATTTTATCTCTCTCAAAAACAGGATGAAATCTTTCTTGTTTAAACCGCTGTTTTTTCTCTCCTTTCTCACTGCCTTCTGTAAGCATTTTATGTCTTTTGAATTAAATCAGTCTTTAGTTTTCAACTATCTATATTCAACAATGATCATTTGAGCTTGTAATCTTGTATCAGGGATGTGGTACAATCTGATTTCTTGAGAGGAATTCAAGAATTACAAAAAGAGGAGCAGTCCTTATCTTTTGAACAAGACGATGCTAATTCTGAGCTATTACTGCATTTTCTCCTCGCCATGAAAGAACAGAAGAAGAAAGATGCCTCGAAGTTAGTGCAAGATATTCAGTTCTTGGAGGCTGATATTGGTGAGATTGCAAATCGTCAACCAAAGAAGACGTTTTCAGAAAGAGATCTTAACTCTTTTCCTAATGATCTTTCAAATTTAGAAGCACATCCTATATTACAAAATCTAATTGGAAATGACTCCAGGTTGATGAAGAATATGAGTAATTTAGAAGGTGCCTATTTTGCCATGAGACCCGATATTAAAAATCATTCTAACACTGATGTGACAGACCAAGCACATAGGGATTTGCTTACAAGTCGAGACAACTGGTTTAGGGAGCAAAAACATGATGGAAGAAGTAATATAGATGGTGTTGGGTCTTTCTTTGATGGATTTTACAAATACGCACGATATAGTAAATTTGAAGTCCGCGGTGTCTTAAGGAATGGCGAGTTCAATAATTCTTCTAATGTTATATGCTCTTTGGGGTTTGATCGGGATCAAGAGTATTTTGCCTCTGCTGGAGTATCCAAGAAGATTAAAGTATACGAGTTTGATAGACTCATTAATGATACTGTTGATATTCATTTTCCACTAGCTGAAATGCCGAATAAATCAAAGGTTAGCTGCATCTGTTGGAATGGCTATATCAGGAACTATCTAGCTTCATCTGACTATGATGGCACAGTTAAGGTATGTAAATTTCCTATGTGCTATTAAATTATAGGCAGAAATCTCTGCATGTTACCTTGTTTGTTGAAAACATAGAGATTGTCTGATATTTTGTTTccaatatgataaatatttgtttaaggTTGTATTCTTGAGAGATGCTACAAGGTCATTACCCAAAAATATGTATGTTCAAAACTTGTATTCTTAAATGTTTGTTGCAGAAACTGTCCCAGGATATTTTCTTCTTACCCCCAATGTATCCTATGCTTGTTGGAAAATGAGTAGGgcaaatgtatatattttgataGGAAAAATGACAAAAGTTGATATGGTGTCGGGGATACTGGCATTTGACTATAGATGTTTGAGTCTAATTTTGACATTATATATAACTCATGGTTAAGGATTATCCACAAGGATTTAGGAACGTTTTTTGCGTTCCACTCTcgatttcaataaaatgttgacttttttttcaaaaaaaaagattatccACAAGAAGACTGGAGGATTATGAAGatctttttgttaaataaaGGAAGGTGAAGCCACCTCATGTCAGACTGCTTATCTTCATCTTAATTGGAGGTTTATAACTTCAGTATCCTTGCTTGAACTGTCATTCTTTTGTATGCAGTTTTGTGTGGTTACAATGAAGGTAGCCCATTAAAGAACTATGATGGATTTCTCGTGACAGATTCTTGGATAGTGTATATTCGATTATGTGGTTCACTTAACTACGTAAcatttaggccttgttcggatccaggttatttaaataacctggttatttagaaaaataatgattggtgatgattttgaggaggtagagatttttttggtaaaaagacttaaaagggtattaatatataatgataaaataaaaaataataatttaaaatagaaggtattttagtattttagttaatgaattgagtgatgtaaTGGATGAGAGGGggaatgaaatgattttttttgttttggttattcaaataacccaaaccgAACAAGGCTTAATTCtattaatatgatattatattgCTATAGTTCTTCACATTTGCTTATAACGTCATTCACTTGAATTATCCAGCTTTGGGATGCTGGAACTGGGCAGGAGTTTTCGCAACTCATTGAGCATGATAAAAGGGCCTGGTCAGTGGATTTTTGTCATGTGGATCCTACAAAATTTGCAAGTGGAAGTGACGATTGTTCTGTGAAAATATGGAATATCAATGAAGTAAGTTATCCTCTTTTGTCTTTCCATGCATTGTTACCTTGAGAAGTtgaattgaaatgattttttgctcaaaatattttgagtaaACTTTTTCTCGGGTCTAGTTTACCCTTGTAAGAGAGGCAGCCAACTCTGGTCTTCTACTACGAATCTCAGCAAGTGATGTCACCAGGATGGAAGAATTGCCTTTTCAttatgattataattttataacttcTAATTTAACTAAGGAAAAGAACTAGAATTAGTTGACTATAGAAACAAATccaagagtttgtttgatgtaatttcttttataaataaaccaaTTTTGTTGAAAAGAAAACTTGTTAGATGAAAAAGTAGATGACATGGGTTAAATGACTTAAATTtcctttatatttaatattttgaaaatttataaaaaaaaataaagggtattttagttaatgattgattgatgatgggaaATTCATATAACCCATTGAATTTATTCCTTGTacgattaattatttaacataaagTATCTTGCTTTATATTTGCAGAAGAAGAGTACAGACACAATCAAGAACATTGCGAATGTCTGCTGTGTTCAGTTCTCTCCTCACTCTAGTCATTTGCTTGCTTTTGGCTCTGCTGACTACAAAATCTACTGTTACGACCTTCGTAATGTTTCATCACCATGGTGCATATTAACTGGTCACGATAAAGCTGTTAGCTATGTTAAGTTTTTGGACGCAGAAACCCTTGTTTCTGCCTCCACTGACAACACACTCAAGCTGTGGGATTTGAATAAGTCCAGTTCTTGCACCCTAAGCCTTAGAGGTCACACTAATGAAAAGGTTAGTCTTTCACTACTGTATCTCGTTACTGTGCTGTTTTGGTATACCACTTTTTCATGTTGATCATAAtcccaaaataaaaaacaatgatctagaaaataatttgatcatgtGATCCTAAAAGTTGCAATGTAATTTGGATGAAAATAATTGTATACCAGAagaaacaaaaattacattaaaatttggatcacgatgtaaaaaaaaattgaatcatgatccataatttttcttttataccaaaccaaaaaaatgaatcactttcaatttttttaacttggGGGCGATTTTACAATAGGGTTTTGATTACGACATAGATGGTGACAAAATACATAATTTCAAATACTCGTTATTGTGCTTTCACAAACAAAAAGCTTACCTGCtgcttatatttatttattattttcccACTTGCTTCTACAGAATTTTGTGGGTTTATCTGTTAATGATGGGTTCATAGCTTGCGGATCAGAAACTAATGAGGTATGTATTCCCTATGTTATACTTCTGGTTACTTCGTTCCTTAAGAAGTTATTCATGCACCTTCTGGCTTTAGGTATCTTTTGTTTACAATGTAGGTTAGGAACCTTAATTTTCCTTTATCTTAGAAGACTGACTACATTTTACTATATTTACTATCTAAAAAGACTTGCCGAACTCTGTTTAGACTTTAGACCCTTTTACCCGGGCCTACATCTAAACAGAGGTGTAATGCTAGCTTTGTTTTTCCCAGTTCTTGAGAATGGGATAACCCACATAATCTGCCggaataatttcaaatttttccTTAATAAAAATGTTGTCCCATTTCTTTAAGAATCGACGGTCAACCTCTACTAgacttctattttaaatttccGGAGGGGTCAAAATGAGTGTAAATCTCAAATACTTTACCTATGTTTGGATGAGTGGAATTGGATTAAAATTGGAATTTCAGTTTTTAATTGTAtgagaattggaattgaattacaactcaattctttaacaaatttatttgtattgtattcttctattttttttacttcttttCTTTATCTTTGAGCTTCCTAGAAGCATCTAAACTTAATAAACTCATTTTCAgctaattaacaaatataattggTCTCATATTGGATTAGTGATTAAGAACGCCTGTTGAAGCGGGGTCACGACGCTGGTCATGCTAgcttctaaaataaaataaaaaaagtcgGAAAAATGTCTTAAGCTTGAATTTGGAGGTTGTTGGAGTGGAATTTCACCTAAACAAATTATGAAGATTTTAATCCATCATAATTCTagttctaatttcaattcctcTTTCCCCTTTAAAAAAATCCTCTTTATAAGTCCTTAACAAACAAGCCAAAGCAGATTTTATACATTAGCCAATACATTAGCCAATACTCCTTTGCAACTTTCATGCAGGTGTGTGCTTACTATAAATCTCTACCAATGCCAATCACGGCTCACAAATTCGGGTCCATTGATCCCATTTCTGGTCGAGAAATAGACGATGATAATGGCCAGTTTGTTTCGAGTGTTTGTTGGAAAAAGAATTCAGATATGATGATCGCTGCAAATTCCTCCGGATGCATCAAGCTGTTGCAAATGGTCTAACAAATGCTGCTCCTTTCTTCTCTTTGGTTAATGAAACCTATGATGAGGCTCTTGTTGGCCATATGTATGTATATAACTGCCAAGAACTTACTTCTCTTTCGCAAGACAGTTACAATTTGATCAATGCATCTGATGGAAATTCAGTAATTTTGGTAGTTGAATGTTGAGTAAAAAATATATCCAAATGAAGGCATAGTTGGGAAACTGTGAAATGGATCCTGTTCTATTGAGGCTTCTGCCAAATGGAGGCAAATGCTCGagaattgaatttgaatatcTACAGTCTTATGAGCACGAAACAGCTgcaatttcaactttttttttctttgaggGGAATACACGATTACGACTTACTTAAGTGTTGTTTTTATACGATCTTTCGGATGATTGTAATATAAGAGTGTTTCAAAGAATTTCAGTATTACAAATATGTTTCTGCATTTTAGTAGTAGTGGGGATGTTAAAGGAGGTATACAATGTTTGTATAGTTAGTTCATCTGTAAAGAaaaatcacatttatttttatctgtctttgtaaattaatattgtcTCAATGtctattttaatgtttattcttttattattattattattattattaactttcgAATCAATCTagacaaaaattataattcagttgtaatgcatttttttagtttttatttttatttgtaaaactaTCTTCTTATAATTACTTGTAAAAAATTATGATGGGTGgattgagattatttaaaaatttatcaacAAAGTCtctacttttattaaattaaactttaaatatatatatatatatatatatatattttaatattttatcttacataaattttaaataattatcttttaaaataaaataattttttatttctaagaaaattccatataattttaaaatcaaagatcaaaattctcatgaatgttaaaaaaaatataaataataatagtagaaactcatttttttatctcttataaaaataaaacctctttcatttcttttcctagttttgtaattatattttttttaaatcaatttttgtgttaaaaaccgttgtaatgataaaaatgaaaatataaagtaaaaccacaaaacgtaaaaaaaattaaatgtcaaTAAGATCGAAATGTTTTAATCACGtatagggctgcaaatgagtcaagtcgaGTTCAAGTCAGCTTttgctcgagctcgagctcgattaaatatttattagctcgactcgatcTAGAgttcgaacgagtttataaatttgagttcgagctcgactatttacctacaagCTCGGCTCACTCggaaaacttgaataaaattaaattttcaaatgtttattttaaattttagatttattaaaataaataaaaatatatattatttattatcagactcgaaaaagctcgacaagacATCGCGCAAATAttatttgagctcgagctcgactcgaatattaaacgagccggctcgaTTCGAACTTGATCAAATTCAaactcaagtcgagctttgacgcATCCTAGGTACGCCTATCTTCAAATTGAAGCGAACACGTGTAATAAGAGTAATTTAAGACAATTGTACCCTAACTTTTCTTAAGCAAAAACTATTCTTTCACGGATATTTTGCTCGAGTTTAAGTTAATCAATTTGACCAAAAAAGTTAGCTACAtttatacttattatttatcaataatttttttaaaacaaattaaacaaattataaccCATTAATTACACaaaagtttaataatatattttgtaaaaactggtttatttgaaaacgatCAATATGTGTGAACTGAACTAAGAGAGGGCTAATCATAGAGAGTGAAAGAGATGATCATCGTTACTCGCTGAATCCGACTTACTTGAGATTTGCACAGTAATGCCATTGTTGAATTCTGATTCACAGAGAGGAATTCAACGAAGATGCAGTGGTACTTCGTTGCCGCGCTCCTCACTGTTCTTACTAGTTCTCAGGTCAGTCATTCGCTTTCCTCGATCTGAAAATCTCTTTTGATTTCAGTTCGATCGTGGCTTAGGAAAATGTAGCTTTAGTATGAATTATTAGGAGGATATGTAAGAGATTGTGTAATTTCTTGTTAACATCGTCCAAAACTTATACTGCAGACTAGAGTTCCAAAGGATATAcctaaattttgattttcattcatCTTTCTGATGCATTAGAACAAATTAAGGATGAGATTTATGTTGTCAATCAAGATCTTTGTTAATGTATGGTATCATCATATGGCAGGGAATTTTGACAACACTTTCACAAAGTAATGGTGGCTACAAGTATGATTACGCCACTGTTCCATTTCTTGCTGAATTTTTCAAGGTATTCCATAATCCATTCTTATTTAGAGATCTGAACAGGAaaagaaattgatttttttatgcaTTTCGTGTTTTGTAGCTTGTTGTTTCTGGTTTGTTTCTTTGGAAGGAGTTTCGAGGATCATCTATCCCAAGAATGACAACAGAGTGGAAGAGTATCCGGTTATATCCGATTCCTTCAATAATATATCTGGTACATAACAATGTTCAGTTTGCTACATTGACTTATGTGGATACATCCACATATCAGATAATGGGGAATCTCAAGATTGTCACCACTGGCATATTGTTCAGGTTCTAATTTGATATTTCTCCGTGACAATCATTTTACCTATCtgaagatgattttgatatgCAGGCTATTCCTGCAGAGGAAATTATCAAATCTGCAGTGGATGGCAATTGTTCTATTGGCTGTGGGAACAACCACTAGTCAAGTGAGTTTTGCGTATTATTGATTATGATTATATTGTTGACTCTTTCAATGAGACTCTTCAGTGAGTTTTGcgtattatttgttttttggcAAATGCAGATAAAAGGTTGCGGGCAGTCTTCATGTGACTCAGTCTTTTCCGCACCTATACAGGGATATATGTTTGCTGGCCTATCTGCCTGTCTATCAGCATTGGCAGGTGTTTACACAGAGTTTCtcatgaagaagaataatgacAGTTTGTACTGGCAAAATGTGCAACTATATACGTAGGTATCATTTCTCTGTACATGTTTCCATTATCTCTATGCTTGAGGACTATCAGATATCCACTTTGAATATATTATCTTGCACATTCagaatcattttatatttataggattataattaattctaattatatatgattattccCTTgcatatcataataatattatattacgagatattaatttatctcataGTTCTAGGAATGTTCTATACCTAGTATCCCTGTTAGTAATTTTTCTGATCAATTTAGGTTTGTGACTTGAATAATCTTAGATTTTTCATTGACATTGTCTTGTCTCTTGTTATTAGGTATCATCATTATACTAAGATTAAAAGTTGATAGAAGTAAACTTCAATGAAAAAGGTAACATCAAGTGAAAAAATAGGAAGATGAAAAGCAAAAAACAAATTAGAGTTAAGTTGTAGTCTTAAAGCTTTGATATAATTctgaaaatcaaagaaatgttaTGTGATTGAAGATATTGTCTTATGTAATAAAATCCTTACattcattttacaaaataaaacaaagatcCTTACATCAAATTTTACAAACTTTGCATAGTAATAGTATTCTAATCAAGTCCTGTTATTTATGATTATCCCTCAGTACACTAAGAAATCATTGTTATGTAGGGTTGTCTTATGTAATAAtacatcaattttttaaaaacgcTTTGTTGGAAGTGGGGTTTGTGCTAGCTTTCTTGAGGGAATAAACctagttttcaaaaaaaaaaaatatgcatcAATTTTGATGATCTTTTACATAGTAATTCTAATCAAATCTAATAATTTGTGACTATCCCAGTCATATCATAATCATGTTATATTATGAGGTATTAGTCTTATTTCATAGTTATATGAATAAATTGTATGTATGAAACTCTTATCCATGGTCAATTCCTGATATGTTTTGTATGATTGTATCATTGACCTGTAAAGCCTTGCCATTGATTGTTCTTTTCAAATCGTATGAAACCATGAATTGATAGGTATATGTCAAAGACCGGAAAATACTTTTATGTGTATGCTGTATTGATCGAACATTTGGATGTATAAAATCTGGAAAAgataatgtaatatttttttatctgcAAAAATAACAACTTGTAAATTCAAATACCTTGATAAGTTTACAAATtgaaatacaatattaaaatgCAGACTAATGATAAGCAGCCTCCACATCTATGTATTACTTTCCAATTTCCATGAACCACGCATACCATGAATTAATGTACTATTTCATGACAAACTCTCTGGACAATTATAATCTTTCCTTTCAGGTTTGGTGTGATTTTCAACATGGCAAAACTAATTTTGGATGATGTTAGAGGTGGGCTTGAAAATGGACCTTGGTGGCAACGTCTTTTCAATGGCTACAATATTACAACATGGATGGTCGTTTTAAATTTAGGATCTACCGGGCTGTTGGTCTCATGGCTAATGAAATATGCTGACAACATTATAAAGGTAACTCATCCTCCTCAATATGCAgaatattattcattttgtacCCTAAGCTTGTCAAAATGttccaaataatatttaaagccCTTATAAAGGTCCAAATTGGGTTTTGGCTGTCAATATGTGCTTGAACGCAAAAATTGATAAACCA includes:
- the LOC124941304 gene encoding protein SPA1-RELATED 2-like gives rise to the protein MNLIDSMGERVGQDLGGFDTVNGRHFEGKRGGVAIGSEGERYGRRISDAVISSSEKNPYSGMGSMDESGLMVEELTVKKYDGQNISIVGTSKSIDVNQSRQIHKSNVNNKGVLNVWEDPSYSAFSDYLNKKPLADQNNEFAEQLPNDKNVSTDLTMTPGGIKTKILSKSGFSEFFMRGTLKGKGVICKGLAREDMPEVRDPVTANTTNLDLNDDTSLRVWLKGGHYKDKKMESLYIFRQIVEFVDRSHSRGVFVPDLRPSCFKLLPGKQVVYLGYQNGKRPIEQVTNSSVSQREKRQKQGVNLNPVVRNWAQFSSRSEAKSTFLSNNSVRIAPQDSVNPFMGNKDFRRDNSSSPIPLELCSSESMSSSPDEQKWYASPEELKGRDCTFSSNIYALGVLLFELIGSFASERACAAAMLDLRHRILPPNFLAESPKEAGFCLWLLHPEASSRPAARDVVQSDFLRGIQELQKEEQSLSFEQDDANSELLLHFLLAMKEQKKKDASKLVQDIQFLEADIGEIANRQPKKTFSERDLNSFPNDLSNLEAHPILQNLIGNDSRLMKNMSNLEGAYFAMRPDIKNHSNTDVTDQAHRDLLTSRDNWFREQKHDGRSNIDGVGSFFDGFYKYARYSKFEVRGVLRNGEFNNSSNVICSLGFDRDQEYFASAGVSKKIKVYEFDRLINDTVDIHFPLAEMPNKSKVSCICWNGYIRNYLASSDYDGTVKLWDAGTGQEFSQLIEHDKRAWSVDFCHVDPTKFASGSDDCSVKIWNINEKKSTDTIKNIANVCCVQFSPHSSHLLAFGSADYKIYCYDLRNVSSPWCILTGHDKAVSYVKFLDAETLVSASTDNTLKLWDLNKSSSCTLSLRGHTNEKNFVGLSVNDGFIACGSETNEVCAYYKSLPMPITAHKFGSIDPISGREIDDDNGQFVSSVCWKKNSDMMIAANSSGCIKLLQMV
- the LOC124942071 gene encoding CMP-sialic acid transporter 1-like → MQWYFVAALLTVLTSSQGILTTLSQSNGGYKYDYATVPFLAEFFKLVVSGLFLWKEFRGSSIPRMTTEWKSIRLYPIPSIIYLVHNNVQFATLTYVDTSTYQIMGNLKIVTTGILFRLFLQRKLSNLQWMAIVLLAVGTTTSQIKGCGQSSCDSVFSAPIQGYMFAGLSACLSALAGVYTEFLMKKNNDSLYWQNVQLYTFGVIFNMAKLILDDVRGGLENGPWWQRLFNGYNITTWMVVLNLGSTGLLVSWLMKYADNIIKVYSTSMAMLLTMLLSIYLFNFKPTLQLFLGIIICMMSLHMYFAPPNMLLDLPSTEKPTSESALKEIHVERRTNP